From one Anopheles cruzii chromosome 3, idAnoCruzAS_RS32_06, whole genome shotgun sequence genomic stretch:
- the LOC128274509 gene encoding protoheme IX farnesyltransferase, mitochondrial, with translation MHKFLASSRIWCEVVRQTGGQTNGLRPPFCSRWHDTFRSSAALHISIRKLHSANDGTKSQIIDGDGSAAKIASLPGPVSFPLATPTISNGKALLSEISKSVGLPSGAAVAASVTTASKKSASLSATADEAKEPVVASIASLPGFSRLIYHYMMLSKIRLTSLVVMTTMAGYAMAPGSFELGTFLLCSVGTTLVSGAANSINQVVETSFDAQMARTRNRVLVKGYLSQLHAVGFALGASTIGCSMLYFGVNEITAALGAANLILYTSIYTPMKRYSILNTWVGSFVGAIPPLMGWAACTGGDLGAGAWILAGLLYCWQFPHFNALSWNIRPEYLKAGYKMMANSHPALCTRVSLRHTGFIAGLSLLAPVLDVTNAWFALETLPLNAYFAYLAWDFHQKADSKSSRKLFRFSLLHLPLLMALFLLNKKYWLFGEEKPEKMELESGEAMLSRETKGVVSGEYLVPNIVTEIGSSAPNGSIKAIEDSLLSNVATVLPTPGKQKL, from the exons ATGCATAAGTTCCTCGCAAGCAGCCGGATATGGTGCGAAGTGGTACGCCAAACCGGAGGCCAAACCAACGGCCTGCGACCTCCGTTTTGCTCACGATGG CACGATACGTTCAGATCGTCCGCTGCACTGCACATTAGCATCAGGAAGCTGCACAGTGCGAACGATGGGACAAAATCCCAGATCATAGATGGCGATGGTTCCGCGGCAAAGATTGCATCCTTGCCGGGTCCGGTCTCGTTTCCACTGGCCACACCAACGATATCCAATGGGAAAGCATTACTTAGTGAAATTAGTAAATCTGTTGGCCTACCGTctggggcggcggtggcagcctCCGTGACTACCGCATCCAAGAAAAGTGCCAGCCTATCAGCGACAGCAGATGAAGCGAAAGAACCTGTGGTTGCTTCGATCGCTTCGTTGCCCGGGTTTAGCCGGTTGATTTATCATTACATGATGCTGTCGAAGATACGGTTAACAT CACTGGTGGTTATGACAACGATGGCAGGCTATGCGATGGCTCCCGGATCGTTCGAGTTGGGCACTTTCTTGCTCTGTTCTGTCGGCACAACGCTCGTTTCGGGTGCCGCTAACTCCATCAATCAGGTCGTAGAAACCTCGTTCGATGCACAAATGGCACgcacccggaaccgggtgcTTGTCAAAGGCTACCTTTC ACAATTGCATGCCGTTGGCTTTGCGCTTGGGGCCAGCACTATCGGTTGCAGTATGCTGTACTTCGGTGTCAACGAGATTACTGCGGCCCTGGGAGCGGCCAATCTGATTCTTTATACCAGCATCTATACGCCCATGAAGCGGTACAGTATTCTCAATACTTGGGTTGGTTCCTTCGTCGGTGCCATACCACCGCTGATGGGCTGGGCCGCTTGTACCGGTGGCGATCTCGGAGCCGGTGCTTGGATCCTTGCCGGGCTGCTGTATTGCTGGCAGTTCCCCCACTTTAATGCCCTATCGTGGAACATTCGGCCAGAGTACTTGAAGGCGGGCTACAAAATGATGGCCAACTCACACCCAGCCCTCTGCACACGCGTTTCACTAAGGCACACCGGTTTCATAGCGGGACTCTCGCTACTGGCACCGGTGCTGGATGTGACGAACGCATGGTTTGCACTGGAAACGCTGCCATTGAACGCTTACTTTGCGTACCTCGCGTGGGACTTTCACCAGAAGGCAGACAGCAAGAGTTCGCGTAAACTATTCCGCTTCTCGCTACTACACTTGCCACTTCTGATGGCACTGTTTCTGTTGAACAAGAAGTATTGGCTGTTTGGTGAGGAAAAGCCCGAGAAGATGGAGCTCGAAAGTGGCGAAGCGATGCTGAGCAGGGAGACGAAGGGAGTTGTTAGCGGCGAGTATCTGGTACCAAATATAGTGACAGAAATCGGAAGCTCCGCTCCTAACGGGAGCATCAAAGCGATCGAAGATAGTTTGCTATCTAACGTGGCAACCGTTTTGCCTACCCCGGGTAAACAGAAGCTTTGA
- the LOC128274508 gene encoding parafibromin: MADPLSLLRQYNINKKEIIERDGQIIFGEFSWPKNVKTNYLKYGSGKKGAPKEYYTLECLLYILKNVGLQHSVYVRQAAAEDIPAVNRPDRKELLQYLNGETNTCASIDKSAPLEIPTQIKRPAESDGLDSLAKKARYEDTQVQKVKEQLAARLDVNKKEASVNIDNIKSLSETMSVEKIAAIKAKRLANKKVTIKRTDNDDAMGVGPDLRVILDFDVDSTKDIISRERQWRTRTTILQSNGKIFAKNIFILLQSIKNREEGRGRPAAQPIKLPEPPRVTRPQPQPTQYNRYDQERFNRQKEETEGFKIDTMGTYHGMSLKLVTQGSAGQKPGATINNNNSSNNNNVWKSVPSGQPKELIPTAQARMLAQNTPSKRQSRTPIIIIPAATTSLITMYNALDVLQDLKFVTTAEKKGKGSARESEILVQRQKPGNLTVPYRVIDNPSKLTANDWNRVVGVFVMGPAWQFKGWPWDGNPVEIFSKIAAFHLRYDDLKLDANVAKWAVTVLNISRTKRHLDKACLLAFWEKLDLYMAKYKPDLRY; encoded by the exons ATGGCGGATCCACTGAGCCTACTGCGACAGTACAACATCAACAAGAAAGAAATCATCGAGCGCGATGGTCAGATCATATTTGGCGAGTTTAGTTGGCCGAAAAATGTGAAGACCAATTATCTGAAATATGG TTCCGGCAAGAAGGGTGCTCCGAAAGAGTACTACACGCTCGAGTGTTTGCTGTACATTCTGAAGAATGTGGGCCTACAGCACTCGGTGTATGTGCGGCAGGCTGCCGCCGAGGACATACCGGCCGTCAATCGACCGGATCGTAAGGAGCTACTGCAATATCTGAACggcgaaacaaacacatgTGCCAGCATCGACAAGAGTGCACCGTTGGAGATTCCGACGCAGATTAAGCGGCCGGCCGAATCGGACGGGCTGGACAGCCTGGCGAAGAAGGCCCGCTATGAAGATACACAGGTGCAGAAGGTGAAGGAACAGTTGGCTGCCCGGTTGGATGTAAATAAGAAGGAAGCATCGGTGAACATAGATAATATCAA ATCGCTTTCGGAAACAATGTCGGTGGAGAAGATTGCGGCCATCAAAGCTAAGCGTTTGGCAAACAAGAAGGTCACCATCAAGCGGACCGACAACGATGACGCGATGGGCGTGGGGCCTGATCTGCGTGTGATCCTCGATTTCGATGTCGATTCAACGAAGGACATCATCAGTCGCGAGCGGCAGTGGCGTACACGGACGACGATACTGCAGAGCAATGgtaaaatatttgccaaaaacaTCTTTATCCTACTGCAGAGCATCAAGAATCGCGAAGAAGGTCGCGGGCGTCCCGCAGCACAACCGATCAAGCTTCCGGAACCGCCGCGCGTCACACGTCCGCAGCCGCAACCGACCCAGTACAATCGGTACGATCAGGAACGTTTCAACCGCCAGAAGGAGGAAACCGAGGGCTTCAAAATCGATACCATGGGTACCTATCACGGTATGTCGCTGAAGCTGGTAACACAGGGTTCCGCCGGTCAGAAACCGGGCGCcacgatcaacaacaacaacagcagcaacaataacaacgtGTGGAAAAGTGTGCCATCGGGACAACCGAAAGAGCTGATTCCTACGGCGCAGGCACGCATGTTGGCGCAGAATACGCCTTCGAAGCGGCAATCGCGTacaccgatcatcatcatacCGGCCGCCACAACCAGTCTGATTACGATGTACAATGCCCTTGATGTGTTGCAAGATCTGAA GTTCGTTACAACGGCCGAAAAGAAGGGAAAAGGCAGTGCGCGCGAAAGTGAAATACTGGTGCAGCGACAGAAGCCTGGTAACTTGACCGTTCCGTATCGTGTCATCGATAACCCGTCGAAATTGACGGCGAACGACTGGAACCGGGTGGTGGGAGTGTTTGTGATGGGACCAGCTTGGCAGTTCAAGGGGTGGCCGTGGGATGGAAATCCGGTCGAAATTTTCTCCAAAA TTGCTGCTTTCCACTTGCGCTACGATGATCTTAAGCTGGACGCAAACGTGGCCAAATGGGCGGTCACGGTGCTGAACATTTCGCGAACGAAGCGCCATCTCGACAAGGCCTGTCTGTTGGCGTTTTGGGAGAAGCTTGACCTATATATGGCCAAGTACAAGCCGGATCTACGATACTAG
- the LOC128274510 gene encoding leukocyte surface antigen CD53-like — MQAPRRAINLIKYLVLMLSFMCVVIEIIQIVVGAVLHRLFSVYTVFLDNDFERLTHFLIAVGIVLVFLSIFGLVGTIFENKAMIFLYAGIYSVIVILEILIAVTASSMTNRVDRMLSRRMDNVLQSFHADSFMRASFNHMQNEMNCCGIQTYSDWFEFHPGQNLPNSCCSASGPWTEGYGNCIPHERGCFGPMSDFVTSRIQMVATGTIVIIVFQVVCIISAIVMGFRLMRYQQTGLSGHSPASVMPEPILTEKPKF; from the exons ATGCAGGCTCCTAGAAGGGCAATCAACTTGATCAAGTACCTAGTGTTGATGCTATCGTTCATGTGCGTT GTTATTGAAATCATCCAAATTGTTGTCGGTGCCGTTCTCCATCGTCTATTCTCTGTGTACACGGTGTTTCTGGACAATGATTTCGAGCGTCTTACGCACTTCCTGATAGCGGTCGGTATCGTGCTGGTGTTTTTGTCCATCTTCGGTCTTGTGGGAACAATATTCGAAAATAAGGCCATGATCTTTCTG TACGCGGGGATTTACAGTGTGATCGTTATTTTGGAAATATTGATCGCTGTGACTGCGTCTTCGATGACTAATCGCGTGGACCGCATGTTGAGCCGTCGGATGGACAACGTTCTGCAGAGCTTCCACGCGGACTCGTTTATGCGCGCCAGTTTCAATCACATGCAAAATGAG ATGAACTGCTGCGGAATCCAGACGTATAGTGATTGGTTTGAGTTTCACCCGGGCCAGAATCTGCCCAACTCATGCTGCAGTGCATCCGGCCCATGGACGGAAGGTTACGGCAATTGCATTCCTCACGAGCGCGGATGTTTCGGGCCGATGTCGGATTTCGTTACATCGCGTATACAAATGGTGGCGACCGGCACAATCGTCATTATTGTATTTCAGGTCGTTTGCATCATCAGCGCTATCGTAATGGGATTCCGTTTGATGCGGTACCAGCAGACAGGTTTATCAGGACACAGCCCTGCCTCAGTTATGCCGGAACCAATATTAACCGAGAAACcaaaattttga
- the LOC128274512 gene encoding NADH dehydrogenase [ubiquinone] 1 beta subcomplex subunit 1, whose amino-acid sequence MVLGLSRQYLWTVVPLLGFWFGSFLDDKETERMTMFRDKSALYGRTLKEGEKPSWP is encoded by the coding sequence ATGGTTTTGGGACTCTCTCGCCAGTACCTGTGGACGGTCGTTCCCCTGCTTGGCTTCTGGTTTGGATCGTTTCTCGACGAcaaggaaacggaacggatgaCCATGTTCCGCGACAAAAGTGCCCTGTACGGGCGCACATTGAAGGAGGGTGAGAAACCTTCCTGGCCCTAG
- the LOC128274507 gene encoding hepatocyte growth factor-regulated tyrosine kinase substrate isoform X1, whose product MFRTSIFDKSLENATSNLNLEPDWQAILVICDTIRQGDVNAKYAVQALKKKMSSPNPITALYALLVLESMVKNCGTPVHDEIANKANCEMFQQLVNNTKHDEVRGKMLELIQAWAFAFRSTIKYRSIKDTMNILKTEGHKFPELKEADAMFSSDIAPDWVDGEVCHRCRAQFTFTARKHHCRNCGQVFCAQCSSKSSTLPKFGIEKEVRVCDGCYAQLQRPTPTLTKKATEEEDLPAEYLTSSLAQQAQGPARKTDEELREEEELQLALALSQSEAETKQAQGQTRRPTFHKSPSPEPQAAAPAKRSPSPVEEPPADPELARYLNRNYWEQRQVMESPASPSAPSPMPSPMPSLQPSLLLKGAPEDVEIDDFSNSMKTQVEIFVNRMKSNSSRGRSISCDSAVQTLFMNLTSLHARLLTFIKDMDDKRMWYEQLQDKLTQIKDSRAALDVLRQEHQEKLQRIAEEQERQRQLQMAQKLEIMRKKKQEYLQYQRQVALQRIQEQEREMQMRQEQQKAQYRMGTAFPFMPAPGPGQVGAQGSPVHVGVPGGYASPGYAYGPMPPANGGTLPHYHAPQQQQQQPPQQQQQMFSPQHAGQFTMPGATAPEGQVPMQGPPGPGMIPPPGMNVMPGQVPPPGAMNMPGAPMPGTAGAPMMGPASLPPQQQQQQQPPQGQPQPMMGPNPMSVPDQHQQPAQGPPVTLPQAAPPPNTLAAPVPEPVAPVAPPAQPPAAAPEPPTAELISFD is encoded by the exons ATGTTTCGTACTTCAATTTTCGACAAAAGTTTAG AAAATGCGACCAGCAACTTGAATCTGGAGCCCGACTGGCAGGCGATACTGGTCATTTGCGACACCATTCGTCAGGGAGACGTAAA TGCAAAGTATGCGGTGCAGGCGCTTAAGAAGAAAATGTCGTCCCCGAACCCCATCACGGCCCTGTacgcgctgctggtgctggaaaGTATGGTGAAAAACTGTGGCACTCCGGTGCACGACGAGATAGCGAACAAGGCCAACTGCGAGATGTTCCAGCAGCTGGTCAACAACACCAAGCACGACGAGGTGCGAGGGAAGATGCTCGAGCTTATCCAAGCATGGGcgtttgcttttcgttccaCGATCAAATATCGATCGATAAAG GATACGATGAACATATTGAAAACGGAGGGCCACAAGTTTCCGGAGCTGAAGGAGGCCGATGCTATGTTTTCGTCCGACATCGCCCCGGACTGGGTGGACGGTGAGGTGTGCCATCGGTGTCGGGCGCAGTTTACGTTCACCGCGCGCAAGCATCACTGCCGCAACTGTGGCCAGGTATTTTGCGCCCAGTGCTCCTCGAAGTCGAGCACCTTGCCCAAATTCGGTATCGAGAAAGAGGTTCGCGTGTGCGATGGGTGTTACGCGCAGCTTCAGCGCCCAACGCCAACGTTGACGAAGAAGGCGACCGAAGAGGAAGATCTGCCGGCCGAGTATCTGACCAGTTCGTTGGCTCAGCAGGCACAAGGTCCGGCCCGCAAGACGGACGAGGAGTTGCGCGAGGAAGAAGAGCTACAGCTTGCTCTCGCGCTCAGTcaatcggaagcggaaacgaaGCAAGCGCAGGGGCAAACTCGGCGTCCAACGTTCCACAAATCACCATCGCCCGAACCGCAAGCGGCGGCTCCGGCCAAGAGGAGCCCCTCGCCAGTCGAAGAGCCACCGGCCGATCCGGAACTGGCACGCTATCTGAACCGCAACTATTGGGAGCAGCGCCAGGTGATGGAATCGCCGGCCTCACCGTCCGCACCGAGCCCGATGCCAAGCCCGATGCCATCGCTGCAGCCCAGCCTGCTGCTGAAGGGTGCCCCTGAAGACGTGGAAATTGACGACTTTTCAAACTCGATGAAAACGCAGGTGGAAATTTTTGTCAATCGCATGAAATCGAACTCGAGCCGTGGCCGCAGCATCTCGTGCGACAGTGCGGTACAGACGTTGTTTATGAACCTGACGTCGCTGCACGCCCGGCTGCTTACGTTCATCAAGGACATGGACGATAAGCGCATGTGGTACGAGCAGCTGCAGGATAAGCTGACGCAGATCAAGGACTCCCGGGCGGCGTTGGACGTGCTGCGGCAGGAGCACCAGGAGAAGCTGCAGCGTATCGCCGAGGAGCAGGAACGCCAGCGGCAGCTGCAGATGGCGCAGAAGCTGGAGATTATGCGCAAGAAAAAGCAGGAATATCTGCAGTACCAGCGCCAGGTGGCCCTGCAGCGTAtccaggagcaggagcgagAAATGCAGATGCGCCAGGAGCAACAGAAGGCACAGTACCGCATGGGGACGGCCTTCCCGTTCATGCCGGCTCCCGGTCCGGGCCAGGTGGGAGCACAGGGCTCACCGGTGCACGTGGGTGTTCCCGGTGGGTATGCCTCTCCGGGATATGCATACGGCCCGATGCCACCGGCGAACGGTGGAACTCTTCCTCACTACCACgctccacagcagcagcagcagcagccaccacagcaacagcagcaaatgtTTTCCCCACAACACGCAGGACAATTTACGATGCCGGGAGCCACTGCTCCTGAGGGGCAGGTACCAATGCAGGGTCCACCGGGACCCGGTATGATTCCGCCGCCCGGCATGAATGTGATGCCCGGTCAGGTACCACCTCCGGGAGCGATGAACATGCCCGGTGCACCGATGCCGGGTACAGCAGGAGCTCCGATGATGGGTCCAGCATCGCTTcctccccagcagcagcagcaacagcaaccgccACAAGGACAACCACAACCGATGATGGGCCCCAATCCGATGTCTGTTCCCgatcagcaccagcaacctGCTCAGGGCCCACCCGTCACGTTGCCACAGGCAGCGCCTCCTCCGAACACACTGGCAGCTCCGGTTCCCGAGCCTGTTGCACCGGTCGCACCACCCGCCCAACCACCAGCCgccgcaccggaaccaccaaCGGCTGAGCTGATAAGCTTTGATTAA
- the LOC128274507 gene encoding hepatocyte growth factor-regulated tyrosine kinase substrate isoform X2 gives MTDTMNILKTEGHKFPELKEADAMFSSDIAPDWVDGEVCHRCRAQFTFTARKHHCRNCGQVFCAQCSSKSSTLPKFGIEKEVRVCDGCYAQLQRPTPTLTKKATEEEDLPAEYLTSSLAQQAQGPARKTDEELREEEELQLALALSQSEAETKQAQGQTRRPTFHKSPSPEPQAAAPAKRSPSPVEEPPADPELARYLNRNYWEQRQVMESPASPSAPSPMPSPMPSLQPSLLLKGAPEDVEIDDFSNSMKTQVEIFVNRMKSNSSRGRSISCDSAVQTLFMNLTSLHARLLTFIKDMDDKRMWYEQLQDKLTQIKDSRAALDVLRQEHQEKLQRIAEEQERQRQLQMAQKLEIMRKKKQEYLQYQRQVALQRIQEQEREMQMRQEQQKAQYRMGTAFPFMPAPGPGQVGAQGSPVHVGVPGGYASPGYAYGPMPPANGGTLPHYHAPQQQQQQPPQQQQQMFSPQHAGQFTMPGATAPEGQVPMQGPPGPGMIPPPGMNVMPGQVPPPGAMNMPGAPMPGTAGAPMMGPASLPPQQQQQQQPPQGQPQPMMGPNPMSVPDQHQQPAQGPPVTLPQAAPPPNTLAAPVPEPVAPVAPPAQPPAAAPEPPTAELISFD, from the exons ATGACG GATACGATGAACATATTGAAAACGGAGGGCCACAAGTTTCCGGAGCTGAAGGAGGCCGATGCTATGTTTTCGTCCGACATCGCCCCGGACTGGGTGGACGGTGAGGTGTGCCATCGGTGTCGGGCGCAGTTTACGTTCACCGCGCGCAAGCATCACTGCCGCAACTGTGGCCAGGTATTTTGCGCCCAGTGCTCCTCGAAGTCGAGCACCTTGCCCAAATTCGGTATCGAGAAAGAGGTTCGCGTGTGCGATGGGTGTTACGCGCAGCTTCAGCGCCCAACGCCAACGTTGACGAAGAAGGCGACCGAAGAGGAAGATCTGCCGGCCGAGTATCTGACCAGTTCGTTGGCTCAGCAGGCACAAGGTCCGGCCCGCAAGACGGACGAGGAGTTGCGCGAGGAAGAAGAGCTACAGCTTGCTCTCGCGCTCAGTcaatcggaagcggaaacgaaGCAAGCGCAGGGGCAAACTCGGCGTCCAACGTTCCACAAATCACCATCGCCCGAACCGCAAGCGGCGGCTCCGGCCAAGAGGAGCCCCTCGCCAGTCGAAGAGCCACCGGCCGATCCGGAACTGGCACGCTATCTGAACCGCAACTATTGGGAGCAGCGCCAGGTGATGGAATCGCCGGCCTCACCGTCCGCACCGAGCCCGATGCCAAGCCCGATGCCATCGCTGCAGCCCAGCCTGCTGCTGAAGGGTGCCCCTGAAGACGTGGAAATTGACGACTTTTCAAACTCGATGAAAACGCAGGTGGAAATTTTTGTCAATCGCATGAAATCGAACTCGAGCCGTGGCCGCAGCATCTCGTGCGACAGTGCGGTACAGACGTTGTTTATGAACCTGACGTCGCTGCACGCCCGGCTGCTTACGTTCATCAAGGACATGGACGATAAGCGCATGTGGTACGAGCAGCTGCAGGATAAGCTGACGCAGATCAAGGACTCCCGGGCGGCGTTGGACGTGCTGCGGCAGGAGCACCAGGAGAAGCTGCAGCGTATCGCCGAGGAGCAGGAACGCCAGCGGCAGCTGCAGATGGCGCAGAAGCTGGAGATTATGCGCAAGAAAAAGCAGGAATATCTGCAGTACCAGCGCCAGGTGGCCCTGCAGCGTAtccaggagcaggagcgagAAATGCAGATGCGCCAGGAGCAACAGAAGGCACAGTACCGCATGGGGACGGCCTTCCCGTTCATGCCGGCTCCCGGTCCGGGCCAGGTGGGAGCACAGGGCTCACCGGTGCACGTGGGTGTTCCCGGTGGGTATGCCTCTCCGGGATATGCATACGGCCCGATGCCACCGGCGAACGGTGGAACTCTTCCTCACTACCACgctccacagcagcagcagcagcagccaccacagcaacagcagcaaatgtTTTCCCCACAACACGCAGGACAATTTACGATGCCGGGAGCCACTGCTCCTGAGGGGCAGGTACCAATGCAGGGTCCACCGGGACCCGGTATGATTCCGCCGCCCGGCATGAATGTGATGCCCGGTCAGGTACCACCTCCGGGAGCGATGAACATGCCCGGTGCACCGATGCCGGGTACAGCAGGAGCTCCGATGATGGGTCCAGCATCGCTTcctccccagcagcagcagcaacagcaaccgccACAAGGACAACCACAACCGATGATGGGCCCCAATCCGATGTCTGTTCCCgatcagcaccagcaacctGCTCAGGGCCCACCCGTCACGTTGCCACAGGCAGCGCCTCCTCCGAACACACTGGCAGCTCCGGTTCCCGAGCCTGTTGCACCGGTCGCACCACCCGCCCAACCACCAGCCgccgcaccggaaccaccaaCGGCTGAGCTGATAAGCTTTGATTAA
- the LOC128274507 gene encoding hepatocyte growth factor-regulated tyrosine kinase substrate isoform X3: MNILKTEGHKFPELKEADAMFSSDIAPDWVDGEVCHRCRAQFTFTARKHHCRNCGQVFCAQCSSKSSTLPKFGIEKEVRVCDGCYAQLQRPTPTLTKKATEEEDLPAEYLTSSLAQQAQGPARKTDEELREEEELQLALALSQSEAETKQAQGQTRRPTFHKSPSPEPQAAAPAKRSPSPVEEPPADPELARYLNRNYWEQRQVMESPASPSAPSPMPSPMPSLQPSLLLKGAPEDVEIDDFSNSMKTQVEIFVNRMKSNSSRGRSISCDSAVQTLFMNLTSLHARLLTFIKDMDDKRMWYEQLQDKLTQIKDSRAALDVLRQEHQEKLQRIAEEQERQRQLQMAQKLEIMRKKKQEYLQYQRQVALQRIQEQEREMQMRQEQQKAQYRMGTAFPFMPAPGPGQVGAQGSPVHVGVPGGYASPGYAYGPMPPANGGTLPHYHAPQQQQQQPPQQQQQMFSPQHAGQFTMPGATAPEGQVPMQGPPGPGMIPPPGMNVMPGQVPPPGAMNMPGAPMPGTAGAPMMGPASLPPQQQQQQQPPQGQPQPMMGPNPMSVPDQHQQPAQGPPVTLPQAAPPPNTLAAPVPEPVAPVAPPAQPPAAAPEPPTAELISFD; this comes from the coding sequence ATGAACATATTGAAAACGGAGGGCCACAAGTTTCCGGAGCTGAAGGAGGCCGATGCTATGTTTTCGTCCGACATCGCCCCGGACTGGGTGGACGGTGAGGTGTGCCATCGGTGTCGGGCGCAGTTTACGTTCACCGCGCGCAAGCATCACTGCCGCAACTGTGGCCAGGTATTTTGCGCCCAGTGCTCCTCGAAGTCGAGCACCTTGCCCAAATTCGGTATCGAGAAAGAGGTTCGCGTGTGCGATGGGTGTTACGCGCAGCTTCAGCGCCCAACGCCAACGTTGACGAAGAAGGCGACCGAAGAGGAAGATCTGCCGGCCGAGTATCTGACCAGTTCGTTGGCTCAGCAGGCACAAGGTCCGGCCCGCAAGACGGACGAGGAGTTGCGCGAGGAAGAAGAGCTACAGCTTGCTCTCGCGCTCAGTcaatcggaagcggaaacgaaGCAAGCGCAGGGGCAAACTCGGCGTCCAACGTTCCACAAATCACCATCGCCCGAACCGCAAGCGGCGGCTCCGGCCAAGAGGAGCCCCTCGCCAGTCGAAGAGCCACCGGCCGATCCGGAACTGGCACGCTATCTGAACCGCAACTATTGGGAGCAGCGCCAGGTGATGGAATCGCCGGCCTCACCGTCCGCACCGAGCCCGATGCCAAGCCCGATGCCATCGCTGCAGCCCAGCCTGCTGCTGAAGGGTGCCCCTGAAGACGTGGAAATTGACGACTTTTCAAACTCGATGAAAACGCAGGTGGAAATTTTTGTCAATCGCATGAAATCGAACTCGAGCCGTGGCCGCAGCATCTCGTGCGACAGTGCGGTACAGACGTTGTTTATGAACCTGACGTCGCTGCACGCCCGGCTGCTTACGTTCATCAAGGACATGGACGATAAGCGCATGTGGTACGAGCAGCTGCAGGATAAGCTGACGCAGATCAAGGACTCCCGGGCGGCGTTGGACGTGCTGCGGCAGGAGCACCAGGAGAAGCTGCAGCGTATCGCCGAGGAGCAGGAACGCCAGCGGCAGCTGCAGATGGCGCAGAAGCTGGAGATTATGCGCAAGAAAAAGCAGGAATATCTGCAGTACCAGCGCCAGGTGGCCCTGCAGCGTAtccaggagcaggagcgagAAATGCAGATGCGCCAGGAGCAACAGAAGGCACAGTACCGCATGGGGACGGCCTTCCCGTTCATGCCGGCTCCCGGTCCGGGCCAGGTGGGAGCACAGGGCTCACCGGTGCACGTGGGTGTTCCCGGTGGGTATGCCTCTCCGGGATATGCATACGGCCCGATGCCACCGGCGAACGGTGGAACTCTTCCTCACTACCACgctccacagcagcagcagcagcagccaccacagcaacagcagcaaatgtTTTCCCCACAACACGCAGGACAATTTACGATGCCGGGAGCCACTGCTCCTGAGGGGCAGGTACCAATGCAGGGTCCACCGGGACCCGGTATGATTCCGCCGCCCGGCATGAATGTGATGCCCGGTCAGGTACCACCTCCGGGAGCGATGAACATGCCCGGTGCACCGATGCCGGGTACAGCAGGAGCTCCGATGATGGGTCCAGCATCGCTTcctccccagcagcagcagcaacagcaaccgccACAAGGACAACCACAACCGATGATGGGCCCCAATCCGATGTCTGTTCCCgatcagcaccagcaacctGCTCAGGGCCCACCCGTCACGTTGCCACAGGCAGCGCCTCCTCCGAACACACTGGCAGCTCCGGTTCCCGAGCCTGTTGCACCGGTCGCACCACCCGCCCAACCACCAGCCgccgcaccggaaccaccaaCGGCTGAGCTGATAAGCTTTGATTAA